The following proteins are co-located in the Eptesicus fuscus isolate TK198812 chromosome 9, DD_ASM_mEF_20220401, whole genome shotgun sequence genome:
- the IRF4 gene encoding interferon regulatory factor 4 isoform X2, protein MNLEGGGSRGGEFGMSSVSCGNGKLRQWLIDQIDSGKYPGLVWENEEKSIFRIPWKHAGKQDYNREEDAALFKAWALFKGKFREGIDKPDPPTWKTRLRCALNKSNDFEELVERSQLDISDPYKVYRIVPEGAKKGAKQLTLEDPQMTMNHPYAMPTPYTSLPAQVHNYMMPPHDRSWREYVPDQPHPDIPYQCPVTFGPRSHHWQGPACENGCQVTGTFYACAPPESQAPGIPIEPSIRSAEALALSDCRLHICLYYREVLVKELTTASPEGCRISHGHTYDASNLDQVLFPYPEDNGQRKNIEKLLSHLERGVVLWMAPDGLYAKRLCQSRIYWDGPLALCSDRPNKLERDQTCKLFDTQQFLSELQAFAHHGRPLPRFQVTLCFGEEFPDPQRQRKLITAHVEPLLARQLYYFAQQNSGHFLRGYDLPEHMSSPEDYHRSIRHSSIQE, encoded by the exons ATGAACCTGGAGGGCGGTGGCAGCCGAGGCGGAGAGTTCGGCATGAGCTCTGTGAGCTGTGGCAACGGGAAACTCCGCCAGTGGCTGATCGACCAGATCGACAGCGGCAAGTACCCAGGGCTGGTGTGGGAGAACGAGGAGAAGAGCATCTTCCGCATCCCCTGGAAGCACGCGGGCAAGCAGGACTACAACCGCGAGGAGGACGCCGCCCTCTTCAAG GCTTGGGCGCTATTTAAAGGAAAATTCCGAGAAGGCATTGACAAGCCAGACCCTCCCACATGGAAGACACGTTTACGATGTGCTTTGAACAAGAGCAATGACTTCGAGGAACTGGTTGAGAGGAGCCAGCTGGACATCTCAGACCCCTACAAAGTATACAGGATTGTTCCCGAGGGAGCCAAAAAAG GAGCCAAGCAGCTCACCCTAGAGGACCCACAGATGACCATGAACCACCCCTATGCCATGCCGACTCCTTACACCTCACTCCCAGCTCAG GTCCATAACTACATGATGCCACCTCATGACCGAAGCTGGAGGGAATACGTCCCTGACCAGCCCCACCCTGACATTCCTTATCAATGTCCTGTGACCTTTGGACCCCGAAGCCACCACTGGCAAGGCCCAGCTTGTGAAAATG GTTGCCAGGTGACAGGAACCTTTTATGCTTGTGCACCACCTGAGTCCCAGGCCCCTGGAATCCCCATAGAGCCAAGCATAAGGTCTGCCGAAGCCTTGGCCCTCTCAG ACTGCCGACTCCACATCTGCTTGTATTACCGGGAAGTCCTGGTGAAAGAGTTGACCACGGCCAGCCCTGAAGGCTGTCGGATCTCCCATGGGCACACCTATGATGCCAGTAACCTGGACCAAGTCCTCTTCCCCTACCCAGAGGACAATGGTCAGAGGAAAAACATCGAGAAACTGCTGAGTCACCTGGAAAGGGGTGTGGTCCTCTGGATGGCCCCTGACGGGCTCTACGCCAAAAGACTATGCCAGAGCAGGATCTACTGGGATGGACCCTTGGCATTGTGCAGTGACCGGCCCAACAAACTGGAAAGAGACCAGACCTGCAAGCTGTTTGACACACAGCAGTTTTTATCAG AACTGCAAGCATTTGCTCACCATGGCCGTCCGCTGCCAAGATTCCAGGTAACTCTGTGCTTCGGGGAAGAGTTTCCGGATCCCCAGAGACAAAGGAAACTTATTACTGCTCAC GTTGAACCTCTACTGGCCAGACAGCTCTATTATTTCGCTCAGCAAAACAGTGGACACTTCCTAAGGGGCTATGATTTACCTGAACATATGAGCAGTCCAGAGGATTATCACAGGTCCATTCGCCACTCCTCCATTCAAGAATGA
- the IRF4 gene encoding interferon regulatory factor 4 isoform X1, with protein MNLEGGGSRGGEFGMSSVSCGNGKLRQWLIDQIDSGKYPGLVWENEEKSIFRIPWKHAGKQDYNREEDAALFKAWALFKGKFREGIDKPDPPTWKTRLRCALNKSNDFEELVERSQLDISDPYKVYRIVPEGAKKGAKQLTLEDPQMTMNHPYAMPTPYTSLPAQQVHNYMMPPHDRSWREYVPDQPHPDIPYQCPVTFGPRSHHWQGPACENGCQVTGTFYACAPPESQAPGIPIEPSIRSAEALALSDCRLHICLYYREVLVKELTTASPEGCRISHGHTYDASNLDQVLFPYPEDNGQRKNIEKLLSHLERGVVLWMAPDGLYAKRLCQSRIYWDGPLALCSDRPNKLERDQTCKLFDTQQFLSELQAFAHHGRPLPRFQVTLCFGEEFPDPQRQRKLITAHVEPLLARQLYYFAQQNSGHFLRGYDLPEHMSSPEDYHRSIRHSSIQE; from the exons ATGAACCTGGAGGGCGGTGGCAGCCGAGGCGGAGAGTTCGGCATGAGCTCTGTGAGCTGTGGCAACGGGAAACTCCGCCAGTGGCTGATCGACCAGATCGACAGCGGCAAGTACCCAGGGCTGGTGTGGGAGAACGAGGAGAAGAGCATCTTCCGCATCCCCTGGAAGCACGCGGGCAAGCAGGACTACAACCGCGAGGAGGACGCCGCCCTCTTCAAG GCTTGGGCGCTATTTAAAGGAAAATTCCGAGAAGGCATTGACAAGCCAGACCCTCCCACATGGAAGACACGTTTACGATGTGCTTTGAACAAGAGCAATGACTTCGAGGAACTGGTTGAGAGGAGCCAGCTGGACATCTCAGACCCCTACAAAGTATACAGGATTGTTCCCGAGGGAGCCAAAAAAG GAGCCAAGCAGCTCACCCTAGAGGACCCACAGATGACCATGAACCACCCCTATGCCATGCCGACTCCTTACACCTCACTCCCAGCTCAG CAGGTCCATAACTACATGATGCCACCTCATGACCGAAGCTGGAGGGAATACGTCCCTGACCAGCCCCACCCTGACATTCCTTATCAATGTCCTGTGACCTTTGGACCCCGAAGCCACCACTGGCAAGGCCCAGCTTGTGAAAATG GTTGCCAGGTGACAGGAACCTTTTATGCTTGTGCACCACCTGAGTCCCAGGCCCCTGGAATCCCCATAGAGCCAAGCATAAGGTCTGCCGAAGCCTTGGCCCTCTCAG ACTGCCGACTCCACATCTGCTTGTATTACCGGGAAGTCCTGGTGAAAGAGTTGACCACGGCCAGCCCTGAAGGCTGTCGGATCTCCCATGGGCACACCTATGATGCCAGTAACCTGGACCAAGTCCTCTTCCCCTACCCAGAGGACAATGGTCAGAGGAAAAACATCGAGAAACTGCTGAGTCACCTGGAAAGGGGTGTGGTCCTCTGGATGGCCCCTGACGGGCTCTACGCCAAAAGACTATGCCAGAGCAGGATCTACTGGGATGGACCCTTGGCATTGTGCAGTGACCGGCCCAACAAACTGGAAAGAGACCAGACCTGCAAGCTGTTTGACACACAGCAGTTTTTATCAG AACTGCAAGCATTTGCTCACCATGGCCGTCCGCTGCCAAGATTCCAGGTAACTCTGTGCTTCGGGGAAGAGTTTCCGGATCCCCAGAGACAAAGGAAACTTATTACTGCTCAC GTTGAACCTCTACTGGCCAGACAGCTCTATTATTTCGCTCAGCAAAACAGTGGACACTTCCTAAGGGGCTATGATTTACCTGAACATATGAGCAGTCCAGAGGATTATCACAGGTCCATTCGCCACTCCTCCATTCAAGAATGA